In Deinococcus radiopugnans ATCC 19172, the DNA window TGACCAGATGCACCGTCGCGCCGGACTCGCTGTCGCCCGCCTCCAGCACCGCCCTGTGAACGCGGTCCCCGTACATGCCGCGCCCGCCGTGCCGGGGCAGCAGGCTGGGGTGAATGTTCAGCACCCGCCCCGCGAAGGCGTCCAGCACACGCCGCCCCAGCTCTCGCATGTAGCCGCTGAGAATCAGCACGTCGGCGTCGGCCTCCCGCAGAACGTCAAGGATGGCGGCGTCCAGCTCGGCAGGTTCTGGGTATCCCGCGCTGCTCAGGTGCGCCGTTTGCAGGCCCTCGGCCCGCGCCCAGTCCAGCGCAGGCGAGCGGCTGTTGTTGCTGATCAAGGCGACGGGGACGGCGTCCAGCTCTCCGGCACGGCAGGCGGCGGTCAGGTGCCGCGCCGCGCTGCCGCCGTGGGAAGCGAGAAAGGCGAGATTTACGGGCATGCTGCGTCCCGCCCCTGTCTCACTGCCCCAGTTCCTGAATCAGGTAGGCGCTGGTCAGAATCCCGTTGTGGTAGTCCCGCACGGCAAAGCTCTCGTTGGGGCTGTGGGGGGCGTCCTCGTTCAGGCCCATGTCCACGAACAGCACCGGGCTTTTCAGAATCTCGGCGAAGTACGCCACGATGGGAATGCTGCCCCCGGTGCGGGCAAAGACGGCGGGCTTGCCGTACACGCGCTGCAGGGCGCGGTCGGCCGCCTGCACGTACTCGCTGGAGGTGTCGAACTTGATGGGCTGGCCGCCGTGCAGCGCCTTGACTTCCACCTTAACCCCCTCAGGGGCGAGTTGCGGCACGTAGTCCTGGATCAGTCGGGTGATATTTTCCGGCTCCTGCCCAGGCACCAGCCGCATGGAGACCTTCGCGCCGGCCTTGGCGGCAATGACAGTCTTGCTGCCCTCGCCCTGGTAGCCGCCCCAGATGCC includes these proteins:
- a CDS encoding phosphoribosylglycinamide formyltransferase codes for the protein MPVNLAFLASHGGSAARHLTAACRAGELDAVPVALISNNSRSPALDWARAEGLQTAHLSSAGYPEPAELDAAILDVLREADADVLILSGYMRELGRRVLDAFAGRVLNIHPSLLPRHGGRGMYGDRVHRAVLEAGDSESGATVHLVTAGIDEGPRLAQQQVPVRPGDTLETLKARVQAIEGGLMLRAVRELIEELKTTEART